Proteins encoded by one window of Sorex araneus isolate mSorAra2 chromosome 3, mSorAra2.pri, whole genome shotgun sequence:
- the PSAP gene encoding prosaposin — MYGLLLLASVLGAALGNPVLGLRECTRGSEVWCQNIKTAAECGAVQHCLQTVWNKPTVKTITCTLCKDVIKDADDLLKDNSTEPELLTYLEKVCDWSRSESLSSRCKEMVDTYFPVILDLIKGQMSSPGEVCSALNLCKSLQRHLAELNRQKQLESNKIPEPELDVAGMVAPFMANIPLLLYPQDGPHSKPQPKAEGSVCQDCVQMVTDIQNSVRTNSTFVEALVDHAKEQCDRLGPGMADMCKNYISQYSEIAVQMMMHMQPKEICALVGFCDEVKQVPMQALFPAKVIAEDVIPALELVEPIKKDVVQAKSDVVCEACEYVVKELTSWIDSNKTEEEIIENLDKVCQKLPTSLASQCQEVVDSYGRSILTLLLQEMTPELVCSALGLCSPRGLPALSVHVTQPKAATDGGFCEVCKKLVGYLDRNLEKNSTKQQILDAMEKGCHMLPDPYKDECDSFVTQYEPVLIEVLLEVMEPSYVCQKVGACPAARKPLVGTEKCVWGPSFWCQNMESAALCNAVEHCKRHVWN; from the exons CTCTAGGCAACCCTGTCCTGGGCCTGAGGGAATGCACCCGAGGCTCCGAGGTGTGGTGTCAGAACATAAAGACGGCAGCTGAGTGCGGGGCCGTGCAGCACTGCCTGCAGACCGTCTGGAACAAGCCCACGGTG AAAACAATTACCTGCACCTTGTGCAAAGATGTCATCAAGGACGCGGACGACCTGCTGAAGGACAATAGCACTGAG CCGGAGCTCCTGACGTACTTGGAGAAAGTCTGTGACTGGTCGCGCTCAGAGAGCCTGTCTTCCCGCTGCAAGGAGATGGTCGACACCTACTTCCCGGTCATCCTGGACCTGATTAAAGGACAGATG agcagcCCCGGGGAGGTGTGCTCTGCCCTCAACCTCTGCAAGTCTCTGCAGAggcacctggcagagctcaaccGCCAGAAGCAGCTGGAGTCCAACAAGATCCCGGAGCCAGAGCTGGACGTGGCCGGGATGGTGGCGCCCTTCATGGCCAACATCCCCCTCCTCCTGTACCCCCAGGACGGCCCCCACAGCAAGCCCCAGCCAAAG GCTGAGGGCAGCGTGTGCCAGGACTGCGTCCAGATGGTGACCGACATCCAGAATTCTGTCAGGACCAACTCGACCTTCGTGGAAGCCTTGGTGGACCACGCCAAGGAACAGTGTGACCGCCTGGGTCCTGGTATGGCCGACATG TGCAAGAACTACATCAGCCAGTACTCGGAGATCGCCGTGCAGATGATGATGCACATG CAACCCAAGGAGATCTGTGCGTTGGTTGGGTTCTGTGACGAGGTGAAACAGGTGCCCATGCAGGCTCTGTTCCCCGCCAAAGTCATCGCAGAGGACGTCATCCCTGCCCTGGAGCTGGTGGAGCCCATTAAG AAGGACGTCGTCCAGGCAAAGTCTGATGTTGTCTGCGAAGCGTGTGAGTATGTGGTGAAGGAGCTGACCAGCTGGATCGACAGCAACAAGACTGAG GAAGAAATCATTGAGAATCTGGACAAAGTGTGTCAGAAGCTGCCGACGTCCCTGGCCAGTCAGTGCCAGGAGGTGGTGGACTCGTACGGCAGGTCCATCCTGACGCTGCTCCTGCAGGAGATGACGCCCGAGCTGGTGTGCTCCGCGCTCGGCCTCTGCTCCCCCCGGGGCCTGCCCGCACTCTCTG TGCATGTGACGCAGCCGAAGGCGGCCACGGACGGCGGCTTCTGCGAGGTGTGCAAGAAGCTGGTCGGCTACTTGGACCGGAACCTGGAGAAGAACAGCACCAAGCAGCAGATCCTGGACGCCATGGAGAAGGGCTGCCACATGCTGCCGGACCCCTACAAGGACGAG TGTGACTCGTTCGTGACTCAGTACGAGCCTGTGCTGATCGAGGTCCTACTGGAGGTGATGGAGCCTTCCTACGTGTGCCAG AAAGTCGGCGCCTGCCCTGCGGCACGCAAGCCCCTCGTGGGCACGGAGAAGTGCGTGTGGGGCCCCAGCTTCTGGTGCCAGAACATGGAGTCTGCAGCTCTGTGCAAC GCTGTTGAACACTGCAAGCGCCATGTGTGGAACTAG